A genomic window from Sphingobacterium spiritivorum includes:
- a CDS encoding RNA polymerase sigma factor, giving the protein MTERELLQQYRASGELDVLGKLYAPYMSLLYGVCFKYLNDADRSQDAVMQIFEELIDKLRIHQVDNFKSWLYTFSRNYCLMQLRKDKRVQQVDIEDHLAESEHLLDNSSDQLWDEAHFEKLETCMLTLNPEQERCVRLFYLEQKCYKDIVEETGYDMNKVKSYIQNGKRNLKICMEKK; this is encoded by the coding sequence ATGACAGAAAGGGAACTTTTACAACAATATCGTGCCAGCGGCGAACTGGATGTATTGGGCAAGTTATATGCTCCTTATATGTCGCTTTTGTATGGTGTATGCTTTAAATACCTGAATGATGCAGATCGTAGTCAGGATGCAGTAATGCAAATATTTGAAGAACTGATCGACAAATTGAGAATTCATCAGGTGGACAACTTCAAAAGCTGGTTGTACACGTTTTCGCGTAACTATTGCCTGATGCAACTTCGTAAAGATAAACGTGTGCAGCAGGTGGACATTGAGGATCATCTCGCAGAGAGTGAACATTTGTTAGATAACAGCTCTGACCAGTTATGGGATGAAGCACATTTCGAAAAACTGGAAACCTGTATGTTAACCCTTAATCCGGAGCAGGAGCGCTGTGTGCGGTTATTTTATCTGGAACAAAAGTGTTATAAGGATATAGTAGAAGAAACTGGGTATGATATGAATAAGGTGAAAAGCTACATTCAGAATGGTAAGCGCAACCTTAAAATATGTATGGAGAAGAAGTAA
- a CDS encoding nitroreductase family protein, which produces MSNKNEVIEAIQTRRAVFQANFTDQEVSREDILTILEAANAAPTHKRTQPWRFVIFRKEGLQRLGTELSRIYKTVTPAEKYQEKTEITMGEKATFSNVAIALIVNYTGELPEWEELAATSCAIENLWLAAHSLGLGGYWASPGLINHLGGFLNLEENQKCIGIFYLGHHQAESREPIRTPITEKIRWEE; this is translated from the coding sequence ATGAGCAATAAGAACGAAGTAATCGAGGCAATACAAACACGCAGAGCAGTTTTTCAAGCCAATTTCACAGATCAGGAAGTCAGCCGTGAAGATATTCTGACGATATTGGAAGCTGCGAACGCTGCACCTACACATAAAAGAACACAACCATGGCGTTTTGTAATCTTCCGCAAAGAAGGATTACAACGTCTGGGAACAGAGCTTTCCCGTATTTATAAAACGGTTACACCTGCAGAGAAATATCAGGAAAAAACAGAGATCACGATGGGCGAAAAAGCAACATTTTCCAATGTCGCTATAGCTCTTATTGTAAATTATACAGGCGAGCTACCTGAATGGGAAGAGTTAGCAGCAACATCATGTGCTATAGAAAACCTTTGGTTAGCAGCACATTCTCTTGGGTTGGGCGGTTACTGGGCCAGTCCTGGATTAATCAATCATCTGGGGGGATTCCTGAATCTGGAAGAGAATCAAAAATGTATCGGTATCTTTTACCTGGGTCATCATCAGGCAGAGAGCAGAGAGCCGATCCGTACACCAATAACAGAAAAGATACGTTGGGAAGAATAA
- the pepT gene encoding peptidase T, protein MSTFDINSITDFSVSERFQRYVQIDTQSDSESPSCPSTEKQKNLGNLLVEELLGLGITDAAIDENGYVYATIPSNTDKNVPKICFCSHMDTSPDSSGKDVKPLVHSNYQGQDLVLPDDTTIVIKFDQHPDLANQIGNDVITASGTTLLGADDKAGIAEIMDAARLFMNHPEIKHGDIKILFTPDEEIGRGVDKADLKRLGADFAYTMDGERAGTIEDETFSADGATITIQGVSVHPGFAKGKMQNAVKIAGAIIDALPKDRLSPESTSKKEGFIHPASVSGTVEKAVIHFIVRDHITSNLKKHEDELEAIAESVIAQYPGTTFTIEVKEQYRNMKEVLDQYPQIMEIGMEAIKRGGMTPERRSIRGGTDGSRLSFMGLPCPNIFAGGHAFHGKQEWVSVQDMQKAVITILHIAALWEEKA, encoded by the coding sequence ATGAGTACATTTGATATCAATAGCATAACAGATTTTTCGGTTTCCGAAAGATTTCAGCGCTATGTACAGATCGACACCCAATCAGACTCCGAATCACCTAGCTGCCCTTCCACTGAAAAACAAAAAAACCTTGGCAATCTACTTGTAGAAGAGTTGCTGGGCCTTGGTATTACAGATGCGGCAATAGATGAAAATGGCTATGTATATGCTACTATTCCTTCAAACACAGATAAGAATGTTCCTAAGATCTGTTTTTGCTCACACATGGACACTTCTCCTGACTCATCAGGTAAAGATGTAAAGCCTTTGGTACACAGCAATTATCAGGGGCAGGATCTGGTATTACCGGATGATACAACTATTGTCATCAAATTTGATCAGCATCCGGATCTTGCCAATCAAATCGGCAATGATGTGATCACCGCAAGCGGAACAACTTTGTTGGGAGCAGACGATAAAGCCGGAATAGCTGAGATCATGGATGCTGCCCGACTCTTCATGAATCATCCTGAAATCAAACACGGAGATATCAAGATCTTATTTACACCGGACGAAGAGATTGGCCGGGGGGTAGATAAAGCAGATCTCAAAAGACTGGGTGCAGACTTTGCTTATACTATGGATGGAGAGCGTGCCGGAACAATTGAAGATGAAACATTCTCTGCAGACGGCGCTACAATAACAATTCAGGGCGTATCTGTACATCCGGGATTTGCCAAAGGCAAAATGCAGAACGCTGTCAAAATTGCCGGAGCTATTATCGATGCACTTCCAAAGGACAGACTTTCACCTGAAAGCACCAGTAAAAAGGAAGGTTTTATACATCCTGCAAGTGTATCCGGAACTGTTGAAAAAGCGGTTATTCATTTTATCGTTCGCGACCATATCACTTCCAATCTCAAAAAACACGAAGATGAACTGGAAGCAATTGCGGAATCTGTTATCGCACAATATCCCGGAACTACTTTTACAATAGAAGTAAAAGAACAGTACCGTAATATGAAAGAGGTGCTTGACCAGTATCCGCAGATTATGGAAATCGGGATGGAAGCTATTAAACGAGGAGGCATGACTCCTGAAAGAAGAAGTATCCGCGGAGGTACTGACGGATCCCGTCTATCGTTTATGGGCCTTCCCTGTCCCAACATCTTTGCCGGAGGACATGCTTTTCATGGCAAACAGGAATGGGTATCTGTACAGGATATGCAGAAAGCGGTCATCACTATTCTGCATATTGCAGCATTATGGGAAGAGAAAGCATAA
- a CDS encoding DUF4197 domain-containing protein — translation MKKHIYLTLAISLLAGSLTQETHAQILKKVTQKLNQQQPKDTSASKTTVSSTEMNSGIKQALSNGLTSSINSLSAKNGFLGDAAVKILMPPEAQKIEKTLRSVGMGKLCDQFISSLNGAAETAVKEAAPVFANSLSKMTITDAYNILLSGKQDAATTFFKTTTTPELTSKFSPIVEGALGKNNVSTYWTQLTSAYNSLPLSLSKVNTDLNAYVTQKAIDGLFIKVADQELKIRNNLGGARTTPLLQKVFGWADAQK, via the coding sequence ATGAAAAAACACATTTACCTTACTCTCGCTATATCATTATTAGCTGGATCACTGACACAAGAGACTCATGCTCAAATTCTTAAAAAAGTAACTCAAAAGCTAAATCAGCAACAACCAAAAGATACTTCTGCAAGTAAGACAACAGTGAGCAGTACTGAAATGAATTCCGGAATCAAACAGGCGCTGAGCAATGGGCTGACATCCAGTATAAATTCACTGTCCGCAAAAAACGGTTTTCTTGGTGATGCTGCTGTGAAAATTTTAATGCCACCTGAAGCACAGAAAATCGAAAAAACACTCCGAAGTGTAGGCATGGGAAAATTGTGTGATCAATTTATTTCCAGTCTGAATGGTGCTGCCGAAACAGCGGTCAAAGAAGCTGCTCCGGTATTTGCCAATTCTTTATCCAAAATGACCATTACGGATGCTTATAATATTCTTCTGAGTGGAAAACAGGATGCCGCTACTACATTTTTCAAAACAACAACAACTCCGGAGTTAACCTCCAAATTCAGCCCTATAGTCGAAGGAGCATTAGGAAAAAATAATGTGAGTACCTACTGGACGCAATTGACATCAGCCTATAATTCTCTTCCTTTATCGTTATCAAAAGTAAATACAGATCTGAATGCCTATGTCACACAAAAAGCAATTGACGGTCTTTTTATTAAAGTAGCAGATCAGGAACTAAAAATCAGAAATAATCTGGGCGGTGCACGCACAACTCCGCTGTTGCAGAAGGTTTTCGGATGGGCTGACGCTCAAAAATAA
- a CDS encoding endonuclease/exonuclease/phosphatase family protein: MRKTIIATVFVALVSTMTYAQQFRIATYNIRQKNTHDIGNMWDERKEALTNLIKFHEFEIFGTQEGFNDQLVDMERLLPGFKYIGVGRDDGAEKGEYSAIFYDTKRFEVSKSGTFWLSATDISKPNKGWDAALPRICTWGIFKDKKTKKQFILMNTHFDHVGVTARKESAKLMMAKAKEFAGNLPLIITGDFNVSETDEAYFTLANSGIVADSYSKIDSRYAPNSTFNGFGKSIKPTERIDHIFITPQFSVKKYGILTDTYVGKYPSDHFPVMVDLVQN; this comes from the coding sequence ATGAGAAAAACAATTATAGCCACTGTGTTTGTTGCGCTTGTCAGTACGATGACATATGCACAACAGTTCCGTATCGCAACTTACAATATTCGTCAGAAAAACACGCACGATATAGGTAACATGTGGGATGAACGAAAAGAAGCATTAACGAATCTGATCAAATTTCATGAGTTTGAAATATTCGGAACACAGGAGGGATTCAATGACCAGCTGGTCGATATGGAACGTTTATTGCCCGGATTTAAATACATTGGTGTAGGGCGTGATGATGGTGCTGAAAAAGGGGAATATTCCGCAATTTTCTATGATACCAAGCGATTTGAAGTATCAAAGAGCGGAACATTCTGGCTCTCGGCCACAGATATCAGCAAACCAAATAAAGGATGGGATGCCGCTTTGCCAAGGATCTGCACCTGGGGAATATTCAAGGATAAAAAAACAAAAAAACAATTTATCCTTATGAATACTCACTTTGATCATGTCGGTGTCACCGCTCGTAAGGAAAGTGCAAAACTGATGATGGCCAAAGCCAAAGAATTTGCAGGAAACTTACCGCTCATTATTACCGGTGACTTCAATGTTTCGGAAACAGATGAAGCCTATTTTACATTAGCAAACAGTGGTATTGTCGCTGATAGTTACAGCAAAATTGACAGCAGATATGCTCCAAACTCTACCTTCAATGGTTTTGGCAAGAGCATTAAACCAACAGAACGAATAGACCATATATTTATCACTCCTCAGTTTTCTGTTAAAAAATATGGAATTCTGACGGATACGTATGTTGGAAAATACCCTTCAGATCACTTCCCTGTCATGGTAGATCTGGTACAGAATTAA
- a CDS encoding glycerophosphodiester phosphodiesterase, translating into MKNLVLSLLILGASISAVSAQKNPIIAHRGAWKNTNLPQNSLASLDAAITEGVFGSEFDVHLTKDNVLVVNHDNDFYGLDIATSTYDELLKKKHPNGESIPTAEEYLKEGLKQKKTKLIYELKTNKLGLDRTLLAAQKSVELVKKLKGEKMVEYIAFDYNACKKFVELNPKAKVHYLMGDKSPQELKNDKMAGADYHFSVYKKNPTWIKELQDLGLKVNAWTVNTEEEMQILLDQKVDYLTTDNPELLAELLKSKK; encoded by the coding sequence ATGAAAAACCTTGTTTTAAGTCTGCTCATTTTAGGAGCAAGTATTTCTGCTGTATCTGCCCAAAAGAATCCTATTATCGCTCATCGTGGTGCATGGAAGAACACAAACTTACCTCAGAATTCTCTCGCTTCTCTTGATGCGGCAATTACAGAAGGTGTATTTGGTTCTGAGTTTGATGTTCATCTTACAAAGGATAATGTACTGGTCGTGAACCATGATAATGACTTTTATGGTTTGGATATTGCCACATCTACATACGATGAATTGTTAAAGAAGAAACACCCGAACGGAGAATCTATCCCTACTGCAGAAGAATATCTGAAAGAAGGTCTGAAACAGAAAAAAACAAAATTGATCTATGAACTCAAAACAAACAAACTGGGTCTGGATCGCACCTTATTAGCAGCCCAGAAATCTGTAGAGCTTGTCAAAAAGTTAAAAGGAGAAAAGATGGTAGAATATATCGCTTTTGATTATAATGCATGCAAGAAATTTGTAGAGCTCAATCCAAAAGCAAAAGTTCACTATCTGATGGGAGATAAAAGTCCTCAGGAATTGAAAAACGATAAAATGGCAGGTGCAGACTATCATTTCTCGGTTTATAAGAAAAATCCAACCTGGATAAAAGAACTACAGGATCTGGGTCTTAAAGTAAACGCATGGACTGTAAATACAGAAGAAGAAATGCAGATTTTGCTGGATCAGAAGGTAGATTATCTGACTACAGATAATCCTGAGTTGTTAGCTGAACTTCTAAAAAGTAAAAAATGA
- a CDS encoding phosphodiester glycosidase family protein: MNRFAYAIVLLFTCIFQFSFAQESDSLLVSNKQWKEKQLKPGIVWKQGHFDNLFKAEQEINFIEIDLQKIKQPIRLAGLQTGFKNTTTFAAEANATAAINGAFFNTKTGGGTTLVRINKQLINETVLKEGKSDKRSFRSNGALAFNAKKIVILKGDDSDSTWDKKIKMPNVMTCGPLLLHQSHRTDLDSNAFNNNRHPRTAIALTTDHKLILMTIDGRNAKAYGMSLIELSNVLKWLKGKDALNLDGGGSTTLYIKDEGKNGIVNYPTDNKLFDHEGERAVANAILVL; the protein is encoded by the coding sequence ATGAATCGTTTTGCGTATGCAATAGTTCTTTTATTCACATGTATATTCCAGTTTTCTTTTGCGCAGGAAAGCGATTCTTTACTTGTATCAAATAAGCAATGGAAAGAAAAACAGCTTAAACCCGGTATTGTATGGAAACAGGGTCATTTTGATAATCTCTTCAAAGCTGAGCAGGAGATCAACTTCATTGAAATTGATCTTCAGAAAATAAAACAACCTATCCGGCTTGCAGGCCTGCAAACCGGATTTAAAAATACAACTACATTCGCAGCGGAAGCCAACGCAACCGCAGCCATCAACGGAGCTTTTTTCAACACGAAAACTGGTGGCGGAACCACGCTTGTCAGAATCAACAAACAACTCATCAATGAAACCGTACTGAAAGAAGGCAAATCCGATAAAAGAAGCTTTCGAAGTAATGGAGCGTTGGCATTTAACGCTAAAAAAATTGTTATTCTAAAAGGTGATGACAGTGACAGCACATGGGATAAAAAAATAAAAATGCCTAATGTGATGACCTGTGGTCCGCTGTTATTACATCAATCACATCGCACAGATCTTGACAGTAACGCCTTTAACAATAATCGTCACCCACGCACCGCAATAGCATTGACAACAGACCACAAACTGATTCTGATGACTATTGATGGCCGCAATGCAAAAGCCTATGGTATGTCCCTTATTGAGCTTTCGAATGTGTTGAAATGGCTAAAAGGAAAGGATGCACTTAATCTGGACGGTGGCGGCTCTACAACATTATATATAAAAGATGAAGGTAAAAATGGGATAGTCAATTATCCCACAGATAACAAGCTCTTTGATCATGAAGGAGAAAGAGCTGTAGCAAATGCCATTTTAGTTTTATAA